The Euwallacea fornicatus isolate EFF26 chromosome 20, ASM4011564v1, whole genome shotgun sequence genome includes the window TTAGCCCCTTTATCCGAAAAACAGAAAGAACTGctttatgaactcaaagaTCGTGTAAACTCGTTGTACTATGAGAGTGAAGAAAACAGCTCTGTCGTAGAGCAGGTTTCAAAATGCCCTGAGCGAATGCCTTTgattaacaataacaaagATTTTATCCAATGGATGATAAAAGTGGAGAATGAAATACAACATGAGAACTTAAAAGGCTTGCAGGAGTATTATGAAAGTTTGTCTAGACATTTGAGGAATTCTGAGGCTCTGTTTAAACACTCCAGCTCAGCTGTGAGTTCTATAAGCAAGCTGAAGCAAACATACCGTAATGTTGTTGAGAAAACTAACTACTTGCATCATTTAAGTGAACAACTAATGGTTAATCAGAGATCgctcaaagagaaaaaaaatgacattaataGTAAGCTCAagtatttcgtttattttcccAAATGTCAAGAATTGGTAGATCATCTGGGTCATAATAAAGTAAACAGTGAAGAATTCATAGAAGTACTAAACAACATTGACAATGCAATCAGTTACTTGGATGCAAACTTGAACTTCAAAGAGTCTAAAGTTTACAGGATGAAGTATGAAAGCCTACTAAGCACAGCTTTGGCAtatgtttataattttgttaattttatcatCACTGATACCACAAAGCAACTGTTCAATGTAGACAAAAATGAACCTTTACAACAGGTCCAAACAGCAGATTCTGCATTTGCTCTATATTATGGGAAATTCCAAAGTGGCTCTGCTAAAATGAAACTAATATTGAATTACATAGAATCCAAGGAAGAGTTTAATAGCTATTATAAAAACACGCTCTATGATTGTCAGAAAAGCTACTTCACACAACGTCTGCCTGTTTTGGAAGTGGCAATTTCTAAAGCTCTTCAAGACATTAAAGAGAAGCATAAAAGTGACTATAGTGTTCTATTCAGATCTTGCTGTTTATTTACCATAAAAGTTTGCATAGATGAGGCCCGGTGTTACAATTACTTTTTTGTCAATGCAGCAACTCAGCTTCATGATTATTTAAGCACTTTATGCCAACATCTCTATGATACACTTAGACCTTGCCTTATAATCATCAATTACATAGAAATTCTGTCAGAGCTATgtggtattttaaaaaatgaaatgctGAGTGAGAAAGTATTAAGCGACAGTCATTTAACTAAATATGTAGATGTTATAAAGCAATTGCTAGAAGATGTAGAGGAAAGGCTAGTTTTTAGAACTAATGTGTTCTTTAAGCATGATCTAAATGACTATAAGCCCTCTCCTGGAGACTTGGCTTATCCAGAGAAGCTGCAGCAAATGGAGAACATTGTCTTGGAGTTAAAAGAGAGACGCCCAGATTCAAGGGCTTCTTCAATTGTGTCTATTGAGTCTCAAGAAGTAGCTCAAATCAATGCTCCCGTTACCACTCACTTAAGATCTTACACTGGAAACTCCCCAGCAGACTTACATGGGATGTGGTACCCTACTGTTAAGAGAACTTTGGTGTGTTTATCCCGACTTTATTTCTGTTTAGATAGAGACACATTCCAAGGCTTAGCCCAGGAAGCTTTGATTGTTTGTGTTCGCACTATCCAAACCGCCTCTGACTTAATCTCAGCAAAGAAAACCCCTATAGATGGAAAACTATTTCAAATCAAACATTTGCTAATTATCAGAGAACAAATTGCGCCATTCCAAGTGGATTTTACCACTAAAGAGCTAAGTTTGGATTTTAGTTCCGTTCAGAAAGCTGCAGTTGATCTTTTTCACAAAGGAAAACAGATATTTTCATTCAACACCAATAATGCCCTATTGGAATTCTTGCTGGAAGGGACTCCAAAGGTTAAAGAGTATTTAGTGGATTCAAGGAAAGAGATCGATAAGCAGTTGAAGTTTTGTTGTGAATCATTTATTGGCTACGTAACAAAGGTGCTTATAGGAAACCTTATGGATTGGATTGAGAAAGctgataaaattttgaagattattAGAGTGGAGAATACCCAGAGTAATGAGTTGTCAGTAAAAGGGCAGACTTTTGGGAAACCGGAAGTTGTGGCAGGTATGACAATTATTTTTGGCTATACACATGATTGCACATTTAACTTTCAACatgtaaatatcaaaatactTCTTACGTGTAACCAGAACTTTGCCTCTATTGTTAAAtcgacaataattttctttattttcaatcTCCATGTGACAACCCAATTTGAATACTCCAATTAACCTACGCTTTTgctattttagaaataattaaagagaGTCAAAAGAGCATGAAATCAAGAATACCAGAAGTGCAACGTTCCATGCAGCTTTATTTGGCCAATAGAGAGACTGAATTTATATTGTTTCgaccaattaaaaataacataataaacGCCTTCATGCAAATTGATCAGATATTATTGAAGGGGGGTTATTCAAATGAAGATCAGTTGCAAATAGCTTGCCCCTCTCCAGAACAAGTAAATATACTAATTTGTTCAGTGTCTCTTACTTTAGAGCAGGAAGcgttaaataattaagttgaattgtatttttattatccttTCTTGTATTTATATTGTATATAGTATTATATTgttgtgtttaaaaaatatattttatattgattttagtaaaaatatacaagttttgtgccgaaaatatgttttttttttggttttggaAGTGATagcttttgacatttttaaagtCAGCTTAcaagtaaaattaatatttggatAAGCTGATTACACCACGCAAGGACAGGAGCATACTTTTCATTGTGAGGATGAAGAGAAAGTCTGTCGTTGGCATCAGAAGCTTCTGAGCCTTTGAGACTCTAGCAAGAGCAGAGAACGCAAAGCCGTTCGATATACCATTAAAGGTAGTCTGTCACAACGAAATAGATTTCAATGAAACCTCTAAAGCTCATTAATAAAATACGTTTGATACTCCGATAGTAACTTTAATAACGGCGACTcgtgtcatttttattttcattttttccttcgaTGCTTTAATAAATGAGGAAACATTTATCCGTTCGATcgaacaataaaacaaacaacaattaaattagactcgttttaattgaataattaagAATTCCAACCAAGAAAACATTAGTTTGCTATGCAAATTATGGAGCAGATAGCGATGTAAtgctatattaaaaataaattataagaaGCACATATCTGAAGAAATCGAACAGCAACTACTGTGTTTCTACTGGGCAAACTAGACAATCATTCTGtagaaaaaaacatatgttacAGGTGAAGTCAAACATTACTATTTAGTAATTACCCTAAGAGCCATTTTCGCTCGTAAACACATAAGTACGACGTGGTTGGTGAGAATGAAAACTGGGAGTTTAACTTACAACAGTTCCAGGCTGAAAAGCTTATTACAACCTCACCCAAAAATGCATCAAGTCTGGTACTAATAGAAAACAAAGCCAAACATTTTCTACTAAGTTTTAACCTAGAACCGCAGCATTGTTCTACAATGACATCGTgagacaaatttattaattagagTCCATACATTAACCTCGactgaaaagttacaaataatagcaaatttaaaacaccTATAATCACATTAAACATCCTCTACGACCACTCCATGTTTTCCTGTTGCTGTTGACTCTGCTCTTTCTGGTCTGAGTTAACCTTCGGTTCTGCATTCGCTTTCTCGTCCTTCGGAGGAGAAGGCGCTTTCGGTGGCGCTTTGTTCAAAATTGAGTTAACGCTGTTCTCAAAGTTGCCTTTTTCCTGTCTAATTTGGGCGATTGTGACGGGGGGGTGTAAATGTTTAGGGGCACCGGCCAATTTTCCCCTAGTCTGTTCCAGCCATTGATAAGCGGACTTAAAGGCTTGCTCCACTTTGGAGATTTCTTCATCGGTCAAGTGACTGAATTTCGGGTCCTTGTTTCTggtttttaagtgaaaatttattagtttgGCAAAATGTTTCTCAGATCCGTCATATCATACTTTATAAGTTCCAAAGCCTTCATGCACTGTTGTAGAGATTTAGCGAAATCTTCGATAATAGTGGGTCTCAGATCGCATTCGATTTTACGTTGCTGCACTGGCTCGCCTTTTGACTTCAACTCCGCTAGTTTGTCGAtataaaccttaaaaaaagaTGTAGAAATACTTGTTCTTAGAATCCTAAATTATCACTAAAATAAATCCTCACCTGTTTGTTGCAGTCTTCTCCATCTCCATACAACCAATCTTCCATGCCGTCCAATTCGCGGACCAACTGCTCTTTGTCGCTTTCCAAAATATAAGGAGCCAAATCCTCCGAAGCCTTATTCCGCAATTCATACACGTATTCTTCTAAACCATTTCGAGCGTCAGCTCTTTCCTTCTCCTGTTTGTCAGAAGCAATCATTTTGAATTCCTGTTCGCTGAATTTGTCGatttcaacgtttgaaaatccaaaagtaaGGGCTTCGATTGGCAATTCCACGCTTTTCACaagtttcttctttttttctccCTCCTAGAAATTTgtctcatttaaatatttttttcatgtaaacaGTGAAATTATCGATTTGATGATACATAAATTATGGAAGGCCTCGAGATGATTCGAAAAATGTTAACATTATACGGAAGTGGCGCAAGACAGGAACTTAAACGTGATGTACCTCTCTTCACATCAGTATTGATAAAAGAGATACGgggtaaaaatattgaaaatgaggCTCCTTGTATATATGGACTCAAAGTTGAGTGAATTCAGTCAATTCCCCATAAAATGCAGGTTTATTTTGCTTGCAAATCAAGGAAGCTTAAAATACTTTCCACTCAAATTCCACAAAGTTAACCACTTAAAAATCTCGAAGCCACTGGAAATTCCTATTACTTCCAACATCGATCTACTGTTTGATTGAAGTCTTTTGTGATTTGAGCCATGTCTATCTACATGAAGGAGGAACAAAAACAACTAAACGAAAAAAGCTGAATTTAAAATCTCGaaggaaattgcaaaaaactgTCGATAAACCAGACAAACTAAATctgcaacaaaaacaaatccgACAACTAATCACCAAAGAACCGGGGGGAGGACAGAAAGAATTAAAGAGTTGATATCGAAATAGGGTATCGCGTGACGGCCGCGGCGGCCGGCAGCATTAAAATGCGTACCCCGCTGAACCAGGACGAAATTTTCTTAGTCCAGCTGGTGCCGGACCCTACCTCTGCCGACTGCTGTTGCTGCTGAACCGCCTCACCACCGTCCATGTTCACATCATTCTCTCCCTGGTTCCGTTGCTGCTCGCCGTTTTGGTGCTCTTGAGGTGCATTCCCGGCTTCTTGGTTCTCCTCCTCGGGAGACTCTACAGCTTCTTTCGCTTCGATGAGGGAGGCGCTTGTCACGGTCATGACGCCATGCAGATTGATGCGCACCTTGACTTTAACTTTTTGCGACTTACCATCCGCAGTAGGACGGATGTCTTTTACCACCCAAGTACCTAGAAGAGATGGAAGAAAATTGATGacatttttctaaatgttATTACGTGCTGTTTTGTAGAATTTAGCGCTAGATCTTTACCAACTTCAAAGTTCattaactttcaaaattcatGTGCCTCATATCAAATTTAAGGCTTTTCCAATGCGAATGGAAGTCGCTGAATACATCGAAAGTGTTGGACGCTAATATTTTACGTAAGGCTTTTGACACTATTAAATCTTAGTAACTATTCAAGCACAGTAATAATGAATATACTGTCACATTCAAATTCACTTACCAATGTTACGATCCGGATAGGGAACATCGTTGCTATAAAAAGCTCGAAGAGAAAATGCCTCAGTGCGATAAAAGGTAAGCATTTTGGTGAAAGGAACTGCATGATTTGCGGGAAATACTTCTATGTCTCCCGCTGTTTCGCCCCCAGCGCTCGCTTCCCAACACATGTGAATTGGATAGTTCTACAAAAGAGGAAAACAACTTATATTACTTACCAATgcttttaaacaataaagaatCAGATCTCCTTTGtgtagacatttttttttaataactttactatattttaataaactcacCTGAACATCAGTTACGCTAAATTCTCGCACTCTAACTGCAGGAGATAGCATGGCGCACTGCAAGGCACAGCCCCTAGCCACTGCCTCATCCTGGTTCAAAGTGGTGCTTGGCTGTTTTTGAAACACCTTTTCCATTAGCTGCTTAATAGCGGGAATCCTCGATGACCCACCCACAATTTCTACTGCATAGATATCGTCGAGATTTAATCCTGCAATAGAAGAATagcataattatttttactttaaagaaaattaatagtgCCTTCAAAATAAAGCATTACCTGACTGTTTTAAACATTCCTTCAATGTTATTTCAACGCGTTGGAATAAGCTAGCGCAAAGAGCGTCCATGTCCGCTCTCTTCATCTCAGATTTAACATCCTTATCATCCATGAAACATTCAATTCCCAAAGGCAAAGTTGTGGAATTGGCAGACATTTgcttcttcaatttttcaacttcCGCTAACAATCTTATGTAGGCTCTAAAGAAGATGTAATATTCCTTTTTCTTATAATCTAAGCTTGATAATAAAGAAAACGATTACTCACCTCGGATTTGACTTGGGATTGATGCGATATTTCTCCTGGAAATCAGCACAGAATCGATCAGCTAAAACCCTATCAAAATCCCTTCCTCCCAAATACGAATCAGAGGCTGTAGCCAACATCTTCAATTTTCCCTTATGGAAAGCACATGCAAACACCTGAAGTGATGCATAGCCACAATCCACAAATATCACATTCCTGGGTTTGTCCTCAGGAGCAGGCAGATCTTGTTTATAAATACCATAGGACAAGGCGGTGGCCGTAGATTCGTTGAACAGCCTCAGCACGTTTAGGcctaagagttttttttttatggggaaaAAATCCAGTGATAGAATATAACTTACCAGCTATAGCGGCTGAGTCTAATAACGCTTTCCTCTCATTATTGGTGAAGTATGACGGTACAGATACAACGCAGTCATTGATGGGTGTTTGCAGTGCTACACTTGCGGTATCTTTTAATTTAGTTAGAAGCATTGCTAAACATTGTTCAGGGGAGAATGTGTGTTCTTCATTTAAGTAATTTACCTATAAACATtatgaaaacataaattttctttaatttaattgaaactatGTGTGTTAGTTACAATTTGGTACGGGATAAGGCGCAATACACTTACTTTAATTCCTATATTTCCATTCTTGTCTTCCAAAATATTGAATGGCAGCCATTGTAATTCGCGTTGGACATGCGGATCTTTAAACTTTCTGCCTAAAAGACGTTTCAGGCCATATACAGTGTTTTTCATGTTGGTAACTTGTTGGTTCTTGGCGGCAACGCCGAGAATGCGGTTTTTGCCCGAAAATGCGACATAGGATCTGATGAAAATTAAGAAGGAATAATCATCAAACTTGTTACAgtgatattaataaaaatttgaggaaatttagatataaagtaaatatatttaaatgtgtATGTAAATGTaatgtaaaaacaaatttgttcttcattcaTTCATTCAACATAGGATGTTTCTTACTTTTCTCATAATGTAATATACAATATACTATTACTATATACAATTGCCAACCGAATTCCACACATTATCATTGCACATTTGATAAACTATTCCCAGTGTCAATATATTCTTCATTTTCAGCTCGATTTGTAATAGAAATGCAAAAACTGGCTCATCAATTACtaactcaaaaataatatgCAATATGATTAAATGTagtattaaaacaattaatatcaatattttagtAGGGAAgtaactatttaaaaaactaaagaattCCCAGTCATATCTAGAAAAATCCATATAGGGACATAACTGGTCAAGGTGAACCATTCCCAAACCTTTGTCTAACAGTGCAGAAACTTACACCTACAAGTTCGAGGGTGTCTTCACACCATTATTAATGCCAAATCAGTTTCAGATATCAAATACTTACGGGGTGGCCCTCATACTGTAATCATTGGCAATCGTTTCGATGCCGCCCGCTTTCGCAACAGCAATATAGCAGGATTCATTTCCTAGGTCTATTCCGATAACTGACATCGCGGCCATTCTTTAACTGATTACTTTTTAATAGAGAACACCCTAAACTCGTAATTATCACAGTAAAAAATGCTCGTGGAATGAATATTAACGTTCTAGAAcgttttaccaatttttttttcacaacgTGCCGGTTTTGCTAGAAATCCAGAATAAACTAATGGCAGATGGCAGCCATACTGCCATAACAAATGAAGTTCGACATATGAAcgaaaattctggaaaattacaaataattgaACAAATAATACGTATGCCTTGACTAAATCTCTCTCTTTTCTTAACATACGTGGAAGAGCTCCAACATGCTCTTCGTACTTACACTACTTCGTATTTCATCTAACAGAAATTtggtttcataaacaaaacaaatcattGTCACA containing:
- the Hsc70Cb gene encoding heat shock 70 kDa protein 4 isoform X1 → MAAMSVIGIDLGNESCYIAVAKAGGIETIANDYSMRATPSYVAFSGKNRILGVAAKNQQVTNMKNTVYGLKRLLGRKFKDPHVQRELQWLPFNILEDKNGNIGIKVNYLNEEHTFSPEQCLAMLLTKLKDTASVALQTPINDCVVSVPSYFTNNERKALLDSAAIAGLNVLRLFNESTATALSYGIYKQDLPAPEDKPRNVIFVDCGYASLQVFACAFHKGKLKMLATASDSYLGGRDFDRVLADRFCADFQEKYRINPKSNPRAYIRLLAEVEKLKKQMSANSTTLPLGIECFMDDKDVKSEMKRADMDALCASLFQRVEITLKECLKQSGLNLDDIYAVEIVGGSSRIPAIKQLMEKVFQKQPSTTLNQDEAVARGCALQCAMLSPAVRVREFSVTDVQNYPIHMCWEASAGGETAGDIEVFPANHAVPFTKMLTFYRTEAFSLRAFYSNDVPYPDRNIGTWVVKDIRPTADGKSQKVKVKVRINLHGVMTVTSASLIEAKEAVESPEEENQEAGNAPQEHQNGEQQRNQGENDVNMDGGEAVQQQQQSAEVGSGTSWTKKISSWFSGEGEKKKKLVKSVELPIEALTFGFSNVEIDKFSEQEFKMIASDKQEKERADARNGLEEYVYELRNKASEDLAPYILESDKEQLVRELDGMEDWLYGDGEDCNKQVYIDKLAELKSKGEPVQQRKIECDLRPTIIEDFAKSLQQCMKALELIKNKDPKFSHLTDEEISKVEQAFKSAYQWLEQTRGKLAGAPKHLHPPVTIAQIRQEKGNFENSVNSILNKAPPKAPSPPKDEKANAEPKVNSDQKEQSQQQQENMEWS
- the Hsc70Cb gene encoding heat shock 70 kDa protein 4 isoform X2; the protein is MAAMSVIGIDLGNESCYIAVAKAGGIETIANDYSMRATPSYVAFSGKNRILGVAAKNQQVTNMKNTVYGLKRLLGRKFKDPHVQRELQWLPFNILEDKNGNIGIKVNYLNEEHTFSPEQCLAMLLTKLKDTASVALQTPINDCVVSVPSYFTNNERKALLDSAAIAGLNVLRLFNESTATALSYGIYKQDLPAPEDKPRNVIFVDCGYASLQVFACAFHKGKLKMLATASDSYLGGRDFDRVLADRFCADFQEKYRINPKSNPRAYIRLLAEVEKLKKQMSANSTTLPLGIECFMDDKDVKSEMKRADMDALCASLFQRVEITLKECLKQSGLNLDDIYAVEIVGGSSRIPAIKQLMEKVFQKQPSTTLNQDEAVARGCALQCAMLSPAVRVREFSVTDVQNYPIHMCWEASAGGETAGDIEVFPANHAVPFTKMLTFYRTEAFSLRAFYSNDVPYPDRNIGTWVVKDIRPTADGKSQKVKVKVRINLHGVMTVTSASLIEAKEAVESPEEENQEAGNAPQEHQNGEQQRNQGENDVNMDGGEAVQQQQQSAEEGEKKKKLVKSVELPIEALTFGFSNVEIDKFSEQEFKMIASDKQEKERADARNGLEEYVYELRNKASEDLAPYILESDKEQLVRELDGMEDWLYGDGEDCNKQVYIDKLAELKSKGEPVQQRKIECDLRPTIIEDFAKSLQQCMKALELIKNKDPKFSHLTDEEISKVEQAFKSAYQWLEQTRGKLAGAPKHLHPPVTIAQIRQEKGNFENSVNSILNKAPPKAPSPPKDEKANAEPKVNSDQKEQSQQQQENMEWS
- the Hsc70Cb gene encoding heat shock 70 kDa protein 4 isoform X3, coding for MKNTVYGLKRLLGRKFKDPHVQRELQWLPFNILEDKNGNIGIKVNYLNEEHTFSPEQCLAMLLTKLKDTASVALQTPINDCVVSVPSYFTNNERKALLDSAAIAGLNVLRLFNESTATALSYGIYKQDLPAPEDKPRNVIFVDCGYASLQVFACAFHKGKLKMLATASDSYLGGRDFDRVLADRFCADFQEKYRINPKSNPRAYIRLLAEVEKLKKQMSANSTTLPLGIECFMDDKDVKSEMKRADMDALCASLFQRVEITLKECLKQSGLNLDDIYAVEIVGGSSRIPAIKQLMEKVFQKQPSTTLNQDEAVARGCALQCAMLSPAVRVREFSVTDVQNYPIHMCWEASAGGETAGDIEVFPANHAVPFTKMLTFYRTEAFSLRAFYSNDVPYPDRNIGTWVVKDIRPTADGKSQKVKVKVRINLHGVMTVTSASLIEAKEAVESPEEENQEAGNAPQEHQNGEQQRNQGENDVNMDGGEAVQQQQQSAEVGSGTSWTKKISSWFSGEGEKKKKLVKSVELPIEALTFGFSNVEIDKFSEQEFKMIASDKQEKERADARNGLEEYVYELRNKASEDLAPYILESDKEQLVRELDGMEDWLYGDGEDCNKQVYIDKLAELKSKGEPVQQRKIECDLRPTIIEDFAKSLQQCMKALELIKNKDPKFSHLTDEEISKVEQAFKSAYQWLEQTRGKLAGAPKHLHPPVTIAQIRQEKGNFENSVNSILNKAPPKAPSPPKDEKANAEPKVNSDQKEQSQQQQENMEWS
- the Cog3 gene encoding conserved oligomeric Golgi complex subunit 3 isoform X5, which codes for MSRPPNRNIIEDPKDKQIQENLAKWQSTDDPLAPLSEKQKELLYELKDRVNSLYYESEENSSVVEQVSKCPERMPLINNNKDFIQWMIKVENEIQHENLKGLQEYYESLSRHLRNSEALFKHSSSAVSSISKLKQTYRNVVEKTNYLHHLSEQLMVNQRSLKEKKNDINSKLKYFVYFPKCQELVDHLGHNKVNSEEFIEVLNNIDNAISYLDANLNFKESKVYRMKYESLLSTALAYVYNFVNFIITDTTKQLFNVDKNEPLQQVQTADSAFALYYGKFQSGSAKMKLILNYIESKEEFNSYYKNTLYDCQKSYFTQRLPVLEVAISKALQDIKEKHKSDYSVLFRSCCLFTIKVCIDEARCYNYFFVNAATQLHDYLSTLCQHLYDTLRPCLIIINYIEILSELCGILKNEMLSEKVLSDSHLTKYVDVIKQLLEDVEERLVFRTNVFFKHDLNDYKPSPGDLAYPEKLQQMENIVLELKERRPDSRASSIVSIESQEVAQINAPVTTHLRSYTGNSPADLHGMWYPTVKRTLVCLSRLYFCLDRDTFQGLAQEALIVCVRTIQTASDLISAKKTPIDGKLFQIKHLLIIREQIAPFQVDFTTKELSLDFSSVQKAAVDLFHKGKQIFSFNTNNALLEFLLEGTPKVKEYLVDSRKEIDKQLKFCCESFIGYVTKVLIGNLMDWIEKADKILKIIRVENTQSNELSVKGQTFGKPEVVAEIIKESQKSMKSRIPEVQRSMQLYLANRETEFILFRPIKNNIINAFMQIDQILLKGGYSNEDQLQIACPSPEQVNILICSVSLTLEQEALNN